Proteins from a single region of Deltaproteobacteria bacterium:
- a CDS encoding sigma-54-dependent Fis family transcriptional regulator — MYNANVAAYQRILIVDDESGMRAMLNLLLSRNGYLVSEACNGNEALQILAQNSVDIVLTDVRMPELDGLGLLQKLHDLQLPVTVIMMSAFVELEDAIKALKMGAADYVSKPFRTDEVLLKIAMAIERQRLQAEREQLRDENAQLRKKSHSKSTPMGLIGKSPRFIETLATISKVADYKSTVLLQGESGTGKELLARALHAESIRKRGPFVPINCGAIPETLLESELFGHVKGAFTDAGRTKIGLIEEANAGTLFLDEIGELPLTLQVKLLRFLQEDEIRRVGDIKDIKVNVRVVTATARDLQKMVEAGQFREDLYYRLNVLQLRVPPLRERKEDIPLLVEHFIEKYGKRLNRPGMTFTRDALRLLLDYSWPGNIRELENLVERAMVLAENTQIDAANLPDHLQNETALATPFAFDHNFSIKKAIRILERELIKRSLNKTGGNRTRAAELLEISHRALLYKIKEYGLH; from the coding sequence ATGTATAATGCCAACGTTGCAGCATATCAACGTATTCTCATAGTCGACGATGAATCCGGTATGAGAGCTATGCTTAATTTGTTGTTATCCCGCAATGGTTACTTGGTAAGTGAAGCCTGCAATGGTAATGAAGCGCTGCAAATATTAGCACAAAACAGTGTAGACATTGTACTTACTGATGTACGCATGCCAGAACTAGATGGCTTAGGACTACTGCAAAAATTACATGATCTACAATTACCAGTAACCGTAATCATGATGAGCGCCTTTGTTGAACTTGAAGATGCTATTAAAGCTCTGAAAATGGGTGCTGCTGATTATGTTTCAAAGCCATTTCGTACTGATGAGGTGTTACTAAAAATCGCGATGGCCATTGAAAGGCAACGCCTTCAAGCTGAGCGAGAGCAATTACGCGATGAAAACGCACAGTTGCGTAAAAAAAGCCACAGTAAATCCACACCCATGGGACTTATTGGTAAAAGCCCACGTTTTATTGAAACGCTGGCAACAATTAGTAAAGTCGCAGATTATAAATCGACAGTGCTACTGCAAGGTGAATCAGGTACCGGCAAAGAATTATTAGCACGCGCCCTACATGCTGAATCAATTAGAAAACGCGGCCCTTTTGTACCAATCAATTGCGGTGCCATTCCTGAAACTTTACTTGAGAGTGAATTATTTGGTCACGTAAAAGGCGCTTTTACTGATGCTGGACGTACTAAAATCGGTCTAATTGAAGAAGCGAACGCTGGTACCCTATTTCTTGATGAAATTGGTGAATTGCCTTTAACTTTACAAGTTAAACTATTACGTTTTTTACAAGAAGATGAAATTCGCCGAGTTGGTGACATTAAAGATATAAAAGTTAATGTTCGAGTTGTAACTGCTACTGCTAGAGATTTGCAAAAAATGGTTGAAGCCGGACAATTTCGTGAAGATTTGTATTATCGTTTAAACGTATTACAGTTGCGCGTTCCCCCTTTGCGAGAACGCAAAGAAGATATTCCACTTTTAGTCGAACATTTCATCGAAAAATACGGCAAACGTCTAAATCGGCCAGGCATGACCTTTACGCGTGACGCATTGCGACTTTTATTGGACTACTCCTGGCCAGGCAATATTCGTGAACTCGAAAATTTGGTAGAACGAGCAATGGTACTAGCTGAGAATACCCAGATTGATGCTGCTAATCTACCTGATCATCTACAAAATGAAACCGCTTTAGCGACACCATTTGCTTTTGATCATAATTTTTCGATAAAAAAAGCAATTAGAATTTTAGAACGCGAATTAATTAAACGTTCTCTAAACAAAACTGGAGGAAATCGCACCCGCGCCGCCGAATTGCTTGAAATATCGCATCGGGCGCTGCTTTATAAAATTAAAGAATACGGCTTGCATTAG